The proteins below are encoded in one region of Nitrosomonas ureae:
- a CDS encoding flavin-containing monooxygenase — MRIAIIGAGCSGLTAIKHLVQAGLNDIVCYEKSDQIGGNWVYTATPGHSSICKATHTISSKSMSQFSDFPMPDDYPDYPSHQQILAYFQAYTEHFQLQKYIRFNVAVQQVRKIAKERWHLSLSDGTEAEFDYLFIANGHLSIPRHPDWKDDFSGHYLHAHDYKTNQGLENQRVLVVGAGNSACDCAVDASRDTARVDISLRSAQYIIPKLIMGKPTDTFAATLQWLPQRLQNRLQKISLRIQIGRYRDYGLPEPDFSPTQAHPTINSQIFDRIRHGKIHPRSAIQGISGQTVYFTDDSSQEYDVIIAATGYTISFPFFDANFINWKDAAHIPLYLRVFHPDHPSLFFIGLIQPQGCIWTLAEAQSQLIAQLLTDKIRLPGNWRESAMTEGKNWAQQFIARPRHSLEVHYYPYLKSLRQIIKSTNQSSK; from the coding sequence ATGCGCATTGCAATCATCGGCGCCGGTTGTTCCGGCCTCACCGCTATCAAGCATCTGGTGCAAGCAGGCCTGAACGACATCGTTTGCTATGAGAAAAGCGATCAGATTGGCGGCAACTGGGTGTATACCGCGACACCAGGCCATAGCAGCATCTGCAAGGCGACGCATACGATTTCCAGCAAATCCATGTCGCAGTTCAGTGATTTTCCGATGCCGGATGACTATCCGGATTATCCCAGCCACCAGCAGATACTGGCTTATTTTCAGGCGTATACCGAGCATTTTCAGCTGCAAAAATATATCCGCTTCAATGTCGCCGTTCAGCAAGTCAGGAAAATAGCAAAGGAACGGTGGCATTTGTCTTTGAGTGATGGCACCGAAGCGGAATTTGATTATCTCTTTATTGCCAATGGACACCTATCCATTCCGCGCCACCCGGACTGGAAAGACGATTTTTCCGGACACTACCTGCATGCCCACGATTATAAAACCAATCAAGGATTGGAAAACCAGCGGGTACTCGTAGTCGGTGCCGGAAATTCCGCCTGCGATTGCGCGGTTGATGCAAGTCGTGACACCGCTCGCGTCGATATCAGCTTGCGCTCTGCGCAATACATTATTCCCAAGCTCATTATGGGTAAACCCACCGATACTTTTGCCGCTACATTGCAGTGGCTGCCGCAGCGCCTACAAAACCGGCTGCAAAAAATTTCCCTGCGCATTCAGATCGGGCGTTATCGTGATTATGGATTACCCGAGCCTGATTTTTCACCCACGCAAGCGCATCCCACCATCAATTCGCAGATCTTCGATAGAATCCGGCATGGCAAAATACACCCACGCTCAGCCATACAAGGGATTTCAGGGCAAACAGTGTATTTTACCGATGATTCATCGCAGGAATACGATGTCATCATTGCCGCAACCGGTTATACCATCAGCTTTCCATTTTTCGATGCGAACTTCATCAACTGGAAGGATGCCGCCCACATCCCGCTTTACTTGCGCGTCTTTCATCCCGACCATCCCAGCTTGTTTTTCATCGGGTTGATACAGCCACAAGGCTGTATTTGGACACTCGCAGAAGCGCAATCCCAACTCATCGCACAGTTGTTGACGGACAAAATCCGGTTACCCGGCAATTGGCGTGAATCAGCCATGACTGAAGGAAAGAACTGGGCACAGCAATTCATTGCCCGTCCCCGTCATTCATTGGAAGTACATTACTATCCCTATCTAAAATCTCTGCGCCAGATAATCAAGAGCACAAACCAATCATCTAAATAG
- a CDS encoding NYN domain-containing protein, producing MASPRLVAKNEPEEPTLRLAVLIDADNARAAVIESLLAEIARFGEATVKRIYGDFTAPASASWKKVLQKYAIKPVQQFAYTTGKNATDSALIIDAMDLLYTRKFDGFCLITSDSDFTGLAMRLREEGLMVLGFGEKKTPDAFRNACHKFVFTEILRSSSTSESTEPLPEAKTKKKSTRTKAATKAVEQKPEFPEEFVLTALEQSVDDTGWANLSVFGSYLIKLQPDFDSRLYGYKKLSDLVKDKKALFEIEERQLSGSDRKTLYLRAKT from the coding sequence TTGGCCTCTCCACGATTAGTTGCAAAAAATGAACCCGAAGAACCCACCTTGCGATTGGCGGTGTTGATTGATGCCGATAATGCCCGGGCGGCCGTCATTGAGAGCCTGCTCGCTGAAATTGCGCGCTTCGGGGAAGCGACGGTAAAGCGTATTTATGGGGATTTTACAGCCCCAGCGAGCGCTTCCTGGAAGAAGGTGCTGCAAAAATATGCGATCAAGCCGGTGCAGCAGTTTGCCTATACCACCGGAAAAAATGCGACAGATAGCGCATTGATTATTGATGCGATGGATTTGCTCTATACGCGCAAGTTTGATGGGTTTTGTCTGATTACCAGTGATAGTGATTTTACGGGTCTGGCTATGCGACTTCGTGAAGAAGGATTGATGGTTCTTGGGTTTGGTGAGAAGAAAACCCCGGATGCTTTTCGCAATGCATGCCACAAATTTGTGTTTACCGAAATTCTTCGTTCAAGCTCGACTAGCGAATCGACCGAACCGCTACCCGAGGCCAAGACTAAAAAGAAATCCACAAGAACCAAAGCTGCTACGAAAGCAGTGGAACAAAAGCCTGAATTTCCGGAAGAATTTGTTCTGACCGCATTGGAACAATCCGTTGATGATACGGGTTGGGCCAATCTGAGTGTTTTCGGGAGTTACCTGATTAAACTGCAGCCCGACTTTGATTCAAGATTGTATGGCTACAAAAAGCTCTCGGATCTTGTCAAAGACAAAAAAGCTCTGTTTGAGATTGAAGAACGGCAACTGTCGGGATCCGACAGAAAAACTCTTTATCTTCGTGCTAAAACATAA